The Anomaloglossus baeobatrachus isolate aAnoBae1 chromosome 4, aAnoBae1.hap1, whole genome shotgun sequence genome contains the following window.
TTTTCACGCGGACCCTGTGGGTTTGGATTTCTttctcccttaataataaagacctttcaTATTTTGTGTTACTTGTGTTATATTTGTTTAATAGTTACATTTTGTTTGGTGatgtgaaacatttaagtgtgataaCATgcgaaagaataagaaatcagaaaGAGGCAAACACTTTTACACACAACTGTAATGCTACAGATTAGAAATAGCTCTCCATGGATATAGGTGGAAAAGTGAGGCTTGTTCCCGAAGATACTTGGGCATACATGTTTATGTaccaataataattataataataataatctttatttctatagcgccaacatattccgcagtgctttacaattcaggaggatcatatacaaatgagtaacaattatagaaaatacaatatttagaggggaaaaaagagaaccctgcttgtgagagcttacaatctacaatgatatggaggggcaaggtacaagtgcttatttacaatgacaatccagccgtctcaaggaaatgggggctagataatggctgccttaaccagttggccagaactatgagatgcatttgggtgccatggaatttGACGTGGCATTATGTTCTGAGACGTTGTGGAGGAACTATATGAATTTAGTTTGCCTAGGgaatgtgataggccaccctaaaaagatgcatttttagggtgcaattgaagctgagtaagttgtgattcctcctaacttcttggggtagagcgttcaagaggattggtgcagctcggaagaagtcttcgatgcgtgagtgggaggttcgaattagtgtggatgttagtcgaaagtcattagtGTCAAAGGGTTGGCGTAGTCAAAAAAAGCTTTCCTGTCAAGGAAAATTAAGAATTTGTTTCCACCTTGTTTTCTGTACGGCTTTCTTAATATCTTTATTTCTCAGGCTGTATATAATGGGGTTGATAAAAGGAGTAAGCACAGTATATAGCAGTGATAGGACTTTACCGGTAGTCGATGACTTCTCTTGTGTTGGGAAAACGTAAACACTTAATAGCGTCCAGTAGAATATGGAGACCACggtgaggtgggagctgcaggtggagaaggctttctgtCTACCGGTGCTGGATGAGATTCTTAGAATAGTGGAAACAATATTTATATAAGATAAAATTATTACTGTGCTTGGAATAATAGCGCCAGGAAAGCTTAGAATATATAACTCCAGTTGAATAATAAATACATCTGAGCAAGAAATTGCCAGTAAAGGAACAAGATCACAGAACAAATGATTAATGACATTTGACCCACAGAACCTCAGCATTGATATTGATATGGTATCAGACAATATAATCGTAAATCCGACCATCCAACACATGGCGGCCAACTTCACACATTgagctgatgtcataatggatgcATAGCGGAGAGGATTACAGATGGCCACATATCGGTCATATGACATCACAGCGAGGAGAAGACATTCAAATGTTATAGATACACAGAAAAAATAGAACTGAATCATACATCTAAAAAAACTAATTTTTCCTCCATTATTCAGTAATATGTGGAGAATGTTGGGGACAATATCTGTGGTCAACAAGATGTCACTGATGGACAGTTGTGAGATGAAGAAGTACATCGGAGTGTGGAGGTTCTTGTTGGAGGACACCAGGGTGATGATCAGAAGGTTTCCACATATTGTCCCACTATAAGCCACCATGAGAAGAAAGAACAGGAACACTCGTAAATCTTGACTTCCTTCAAATCCGATGAGGAAAAATTCAgtgactgcagtcacattgcgctcCTGTTTTTAGAACAAACAAGGgtaaaaaaaatacaaagaaaTTTCACAAAAGAAATAGTTTTtcataaaacaaataaaacatgCATAGACAGTGAGAAGGACAATGCCACATGACATGGTTGCAATGTTGATGGAAGTCCTGAAGCTGGTTATAGAGTTCCTGCACACAGGCGTATTGCCACTCCATAGTTGACCTGGCTTTCATCTTTTTATCCCTGTACAGAGATCTGGACTTACCCTCGGACCTCTTGGCTGGGACAGCAGTGCAAGCCGATGGTTAAAATACACATTGAGGTCAGGAAATGGAATAAATTATAATGAATAGCAAAAGAAAGGAATTGGGCTACAGACCTGGTAAGCAGGACCTATCGACCGGCAGTGGAAGTCAGAGCTTCAGGTGTGTAAATAGCCGACAGCTCCACCCTGACGTATGGCACCAAAAGGCCCAGGAAGTAAAAAAGACTGTTGCTATTGCTTGTGGCCAACAACAAAAGTGCAATGCCAAGGAAAATTAGGGGACAGGTATCTGCACAGATGATATAGACCCTTAATATGTCTTGgcaggttcaaatcccactaaggataacatctgcgaggagtttgtatgcttttcctgtgtttgcatgggtttcttccAGGTTTTCGTTTTCTCAATCACactcctaaggccatgtgcgcacgttgcgtttcttCATGCATTTTCGCAGCGTTTTGAGTTGCAGCATATTAATGCAAAATTACATGCGTTTTGATTTCTAAGGCAAGTCTATTGAAAAtaggggtttcttgtgcgcacgatgcttttaaaaacAGTGTTTTAgttgacaaaaatttgtcaaaatctctgcgtttgaagaagcagcaggtcaactgtttttgccattttggcaacgttttactaacattgaagtcaatgagaactaTCAAAAGGCATCCTAAAAGAAAATTCTAGCGTTTTTTATGCTTTTTGGATACTGAACGCATGCTTTTTTTACAAAATCAAAGCATCCATTTCtgacattatagtgaggtcaagaggtttccatttgccctcacatccattccaacTTTAAAAAATGAGggaaacaatacttttactttattttgatcATAATTATTTAATTGCTTTAAtaatttttttcctactgtttgaatattcaaactttatttagttgtgtatttgtgttgaaaacacatttcaatttaagcactgaaattgcatgtaaaacgcggtcaaaacgtggCAGAAACGCCATAAAACCGCTTgcatatttcctgcgtttatgtggtcaaaaccaaatttgacaatgacaaattctgccagaggatgcgctcATTTCTGCAACTTactgaacgcaacatgcgcacatggccaAAGACATAAGTGATATGGAATGTAGACCataagccccagtggggacagtgatcttgtctgtaaagtgctgttgaATTAATGGCAGTAAGAGAAATGAGCAAAATAAATGTTGTAAGGAATAAGACTTACGCTAAGGCTGTTTGCACACGCTgaattttttgttgcagatttggtgcagtttatcatGCAGTTTGTTACCCAAATCTGCTCTTTCCTTAttgcagcaaagtcaatgagaactctGAAATGCTGTGTgctcgttgcttcttttttttcaaGCAGTTGcgggtgcagaaaaaatctgcagcatgtggcattgatttatcaaataaaaatgacaaaaaagcaccaaaaaatgcaccaaaatcacacaaaaaagcatgcatttttaagcatttttggtgcgtttttctgccacaaggtgcgatttttggtgcagaaaatttcttcaGCATGAGCAGATTCCCTTAAAGTTATTTGATACTTAAGCAGGACATTATCCTTAAACGAAAGTGATCATGAACTATTCAATGGTGTTATTGCAGTCCATGTAGACTAAATAG
Protein-coding sequences here:
- the LOC142302874 gene encoding olfactory receptor 5G9-like, coding for MWCWHNFVKERNVTAVTEFFLIGFEGSQDLRVFLFFLLMVAYSGTICGNLLIITLVSSNKNLHTPMYFFISQLSISDILLTTDIVPNILHILLNNGGKISFFRCMIQFYFFCVSITFECLLLAVMSYDRYVAICNPLRYASIMTSAQCVKLAAMCWMVGFTIILSDTISISMLRFCGSNVINHLFCDLVPLLAISCSDVFIIQLELYILSFPGAIIPSTVIILSYINIVSTILRISSSTGRQKAFSTCSSHLTVVSIFYWTLLSVYVFPTQEKSSTTGKVLSLLYTVLTPFINPIIYSLRNKDIKKAVQKTRWKQILNFP